One window from the genome of Nicotiana sylvestris chromosome 9, ASM39365v2, whole genome shotgun sequence encodes:
- the LOC138877177 gene encoding uncharacterized protein produces the protein MTNPQENLGTPPPPTPSNSSTPPPPSTSPKPRLRRVKMVARKTATSGARSKKLNEQLKASQAQDSDSSFDSESYKSSSEGEGPGSSDSEKTQESPSKVSASSSKSLENRFILVGSVRDVEIPKLQRSGGKKKFEKEKEREGEYGDVMRKGKGVVDHSPTVDLSVPAICGVEQENVEESGKKLEGSGSGEDAEGLVNLRAQGDELGSSTKETLADLLKKVGERATRSRVKQSESALQKALTESKKKMMDKRKGKVAESSEAVEVEEMEQVHQETATTMEVQTPKPKKPKTSSKKSTSVSKAAEPSLAKRIRSAVKSKQIAERPGGTRNDETGGCLSCSGWKDIALKMDGKLARKEIIEFIENAEVKDSRVSSLVKGVHVTFDAKELDEILDIPSEGFDDYTRQIWPCLDSLSTALAITMRYCDVADVGEKAYCKFYKLSPNGVAGNGSQINWTAFIIKLLDMVINGSKAHTIPYGFILTTVLDRCNVPLKK, from the exons ATGACAAACCCACAAGAAAATCTTGGAACTCCTCCACCACCCACTCCCTCTAACTCATCTACCCCTCCTCCACCAAGCACATCTCCCAAACCCAGGCTGAGAAGGGTAAAAATGGTTGCTCGAAAAACTGCAACTTCCGGGGCTCGTTCAAAGAAATTAAATGAGCAATTAAAGGCAAGTCAGGCTCAAGATTCTGATTCTTCCTTTGATTCTGAATCGTACAAATCTTCTAGTGAGGGGGAAGGacctgggtcttctgactctgagaaAACTCAAGAATCCCCTTCTAAGGTAAGTGCTTCCTCGTCTAAAAGTCTAGAAAATAGGTTTATTTTGGTTGGGTCTGTCAGGGATGTGGAAATACCTAAGTTGcaaaggagtggaggtaaaaagaaatttgaaaaagaaaaagagagagagggtgaataTGGTGATGTGATGAGAAAAGGGAAAGGAGTGGTTGATCATTCACCCACTGTTGATTTGTCTGTGCCTGCTATATGTGGTGTTGAACAAGAAAATGTTGAAGAGAGTGGCAAGAAATTAGAGGGAAGTGGTTCCGGTGAAGATGCTGAAGGGTTAGTTAATCTAAGAGCACAGGGAGATGAACTTGGTTCATCAACTAaagagaccctagcagacctgttgaaaaaggttggg GaaagagccacaagaagcagggtgaaaCAGAGTGAGAGTGCTCTACAAAAGGCTCTGACTGAGAGTAAGAAGAAAATGatggataaaagaaaaggaaaggttgCAGAGTCCTCAGAAGCTGTGGAagttgaggagatggaacaggtccatcagGAGACAGCTACAACaatggaggttcagacccccaagcccaaaaagcccaagacttcttccaagaagtctacCTCTGTGTCCAAGGCTGCTGAACCTTCATTAGCCAAGAGGATAAGGTCTGCagtgaaaagtaaacaa attgctgaaagacctggtggaaccaggaatgatgAGACTGGTGGATGCCTTAGTTGCTCAGGGTGGAAGGACATTGCCCTTAAGATGGATGGAAAGTTGGCTAGGAAGGAAATCATTGAGTTCATAGAAAATGCAGAGGTTAAGGATAGCAGAGTTAGCAGTCTGGTAAAAGGTGTTCATGTGACCTTTGATGCAAAGGAGCTAGATGAGATACTTgacataccctctgaagggtttgatgactatacaaggcaaaTATGGCCTTGCCTAGACTCCCTTTCTACTGCTCTTGCAATTACCATGAGGTACTGTGATGTTGCAGAT GTAGGAGAGAAGGCATACTGCAAATTTTATAAACTTAGTCCTAATGGAGTGGCTGGAAATGGAAGTCAAATTAATTGGACtgcattcatcatcaagctactggacatggtcatcaatggctccaaggctcatacTATCCCCTATGGATTTATTCTAACTACAGTTCTAGATAGGTgcaatgtgcctctgaagaaatga